A stretch of the Amycolatopsis sp. BJA-103 genome encodes the following:
- a CDS encoding biotin--[acetyl-CoA-carboxylase] ligase: protein MSETGALDAERLSAALSGRYAAIQVVASTGSTNADLREAATKGAEDRTVLIAEEQTAGVGRRARQWSSPKGSGLYVSVLLRPRDVPFANLGSLSVVAGLAVREVAASLGVDAVLKWPNDVLAGPDRAKCAGILAEAAAGEETTVVLGIGLNVLPLGENVPAGPGGLPATSLAEQGADETDRAEIATRLLTGFDDLERRWRLAGGSLAEAGLLGDYRRHCATLGQDVEVQLPDGSALTGRAADIDPAGQLQVDVPGGERYTVFAGDVVHVRPAAS from the coding sequence ATGAGTGAGACGGGAGCGCTCGACGCCGAGCGTCTGAGTGCCGCGCTGTCCGGCCGGTACGCCGCGATCCAGGTCGTGGCGAGCACCGGGTCCACCAACGCCGACCTGCGGGAAGCCGCCACGAAGGGGGCTGAAGACCGCACCGTGCTGATCGCCGAAGAGCAGACGGCCGGTGTCGGCCGCCGCGCCCGGCAGTGGTCTTCGCCGAAGGGATCAGGCCTCTACGTCAGCGTGCTGCTGCGTCCGCGCGACGTTCCGTTCGCCAATTTGGGTTCACTTTCCGTGGTCGCGGGCCTCGCGGTCCGGGAGGTCGCCGCGAGCCTGGGCGTCGACGCCGTCCTCAAGTGGCCGAACGACGTCCTGGCCGGGCCGGACCGCGCCAAATGCGCGGGCATCCTGGCGGAGGCCGCCGCCGGTGAAGAGACCACCGTGGTCCTCGGCATCGGCCTGAACGTGCTGCCGCTCGGCGAGAACGTCCCGGCCGGGCCAGGCGGCCTGCCTGCGACTTCCCTGGCCGAGCAGGGGGCGGACGAGACCGATCGCGCCGAGATCGCCACGCGGCTGCTCACCGGTTTCGACGACCTCGAACGCCGCTGGCGGCTCGCCGGCGGGTCGCTGGCCGAGGCGGGACTGCTCGGGGACTACCGGCGGCATTGCGCCACGCTGGGGCAGGACGTCGAGGTCCAGTTGCCCGACGGTTCGGCGCTGACCGGCCGGGCCGCCGACATCGATCCCGCCGGCCAGCTCCAGGTCGACGTTCCCGGTGGTGAGCGGTACACGGTGTTCGCCGGAGACGTCGTCCACGTGCGGCCCGCCGCGTCCTGA
- a CDS encoding PH domain-containing protein, translated as MAYPDDLLSENEHVVVHSHPHFKMLIFPFLALIVTLGVGIWLGILAKDATAPWDLISLIAVAAIGLGLVVWLFLAPFVRWRTTHFIVTTDRLIAREGVLKRTGIDIPLSRINSVQFEHGLLDRVFGCGTLVIESASDEPLKFDDIPKVERVHTVIYREVNDNPYDDFAPPAAGGPQQTEPLPPQGPPPRGNRRR; from the coding sequence GTGGCCTATCCGGACGATTTGCTCAGCGAAAACGAGCACGTCGTGGTGCACAGTCACCCGCATTTCAAGATGCTGATCTTCCCCTTCCTCGCGCTGATCGTCACCCTCGGCGTGGGCATCTGGCTGGGCATCCTGGCGAAGGACGCCACGGCCCCGTGGGACCTGATCTCGCTGATCGCGGTCGCCGCGATCGGTCTCGGGCTCGTCGTCTGGCTCTTCCTGGCGCCGTTCGTCCGCTGGCGCACGACGCACTTCATCGTGACCACGGACAGGCTGATCGCCCGTGAGGGCGTGCTCAAGCGGACCGGGATCGACATCCCGCTGTCGCGGATCAACAGCGTGCAGTTCGAGCACGGGCTGCTGGACCGCGTGTTCGGCTGCGGCACGCTGGTGATCGAGTCCGCTTCGGACGAACCGCTGAAGTTCGACGACATCCCCAAGGTCGAGCGCGTGCACACGGTCATCTATCGCGAAGTCAACGACAACCCGTACGACGACTTCGCGCCGCCCGCCGCGGGCGGACCGCAGCAGACCGAACCCCTGCCGCCGCAGGGACCCCCGCCGCGCGGAAACCGGCGCCGTTGA
- a CDS encoding hydroxymethylglutaryl-CoA lyase → MGTRELGLPDRVPSAAALPERVTIWEVGPRDGLQNEKSIVPVGVKLEFLDRLADAGLTTLEATSFVSPKWVPQLADAEQLLAGLDKREGVRYPVLVPNERGLDRALEAGVSHIAIFASATETFAKKNLNSTVDDQFAMFEPVVTRARAEGLDVRGYVSMCFGDPWEGAVPASQVAGVGKRLLDLGCSQLSLGDTIGVATAGQVEALIGQFPDVGTLAVHFHDTYGQALANTLAALRCGVSTVDSSAGGLGGCPYAESATGNLATEDLVWMLDGLGVETGVDLDALVSTSKWMAGKLGRPSPSRVVNALAG, encoded by the coding sequence ATGGGCACGCGAGAGCTGGGGCTGCCCGATCGCGTCCCGTCCGCCGCCGCGTTGCCGGAGCGCGTCACGATCTGGGAGGTCGGCCCCCGGGACGGCCTGCAGAACGAGAAGTCGATCGTTCCGGTCGGGGTGAAGCTCGAGTTCCTGGACAGGCTCGCCGATGCCGGGCTGACCACGCTCGAAGCGACCAGTTTCGTGAGCCCGAAATGGGTTCCGCAGCTGGCCGACGCCGAGCAGCTCCTCGCCGGGCTCGACAAGCGCGAAGGCGTCCGTTACCCGGTGCTCGTCCCGAACGAGCGCGGGCTGGACAGGGCCCTGGAGGCCGGGGTTTCGCATATCGCGATCTTCGCCAGCGCCACCGAGACCTTCGCCAAGAAGAACCTCAATTCGACGGTGGACGACCAGTTCGCGATGTTCGAGCCGGTCGTCACCCGGGCACGGGCCGAAGGTCTCGACGTCCGCGGATACGTGTCGATGTGCTTCGGCGACCCTTGGGAGGGCGCCGTTCCGGCCTCGCAGGTCGCCGGGGTCGGCAAGCGGCTGCTGGACCTGGGCTGTTCGCAGCTCTCGCTCGGCGACACCATCGGCGTCGCCACCGCAGGGCAGGTCGAGGCGCTGATCGGGCAGTTCCCCGACGTCGGCACCCTGGCCGTCCATTTCCATGACACGTACGGCCAGGCGCTCGCGAACACGCTGGCCGCACTCCGCTGCGGTGTGTCCACTGTGGACTCTTCCGCCGGTGGGCTGGGTGGCTGCCCGTACGCCGAATCGGCCACCGGGAACCTCGCGACCGAGGATCTGGTCTGGATGCTCGACGGTCTCGGCGTCGAAACCGGTGTCGATCTCGACGCGCTGGTCTCGACGAGCAAGTGGATGGCCGGGAAGCTCGGCAGGCCGAGTCCGTCCCGGGTGGTCAACGCGCTCGCGGGCTGA
- a CDS encoding TNT domain-containing protein, whose translation MTDPSEAGTGPIRLPVHYGAADAPTPPHGARAPYAPSPWPPAVAPLRVPFPPQPVAPPPMGALRTERESVIALFLVHMFPIGHLPVAMAKPARQLPLPGGGSGPHDHPEAGVLDDQDALSHVSSGFRRSPTTPSVVPPPELTRGHDPWGGESPEDWRERFVGETSYLWPPGALFPEGGIDPATPVMLEAGTHLDRFGDPHGRVFAEDATLYSMRSLPPDQAAAYRRYRVVRSLPVWRSVTAEWFGQPGGGVRFRAVLGADELVTLGFLADVTGEVR comes from the coding sequence GTGACCGATCCGAGCGAGGCCGGGACGGGCCCGATCCGGCTGCCCGTCCACTACGGCGCGGCCGACGCACCGACGCCTCCTCATGGCGCTCGCGCTCCGTACGCGCCTTCGCCGTGGCCGCCCGCGGTGGCACCGTTGCGCGTCCCCTTCCCGCCGCAGCCCGTCGCTCCGCCGCCCATGGGCGCCCTACGGACCGAGCGGGAGAGCGTGATCGCGCTGTTCCTCGTGCACATGTTCCCCATCGGGCATCTCCCGGTCGCGATGGCGAAACCCGCGCGCCAGCTGCCGCTTCCCGGCGGCGGTTCCGGGCCGCACGACCACCCCGAGGCTGGCGTGCTGGACGATCAGGACGCGTTGTCGCACGTCAGCAGCGGTTTCCGGCGATCGCCGACGACCCCGTCCGTGGTTCCCCCGCCGGAACTGACCCGGGGGCACGACCCTTGGGGCGGAGAGTCCCCAGAGGACTGGCGAGAGCGCTTCGTGGGCGAAACGAGCTATCTGTGGCCGCCCGGCGCGCTCTTTCCCGAGGGGGGGATCGACCCGGCGACACCGGTGATGCTCGAAGCGGGCACCCATCTCGACCGCTTCGGCGATCCGCACGGCCGGGTGTTCGCCGAGGACGCGACCCTGTATTCGATGCGCTCGTTGCCGCCGGACCAGGCCGCCGCGTACCGACGCTACCGGGTCGTCCGGTCGTTGCCGGTCTGGCGTTCGGTGACCGCCGAATGGTTCGGCCAGCCCGGCGGCGGGGTGCGTTTCCGCGCGGTGCTGGGCGCCGATGAACTCGTCACGCTGGGCTTCCTGGCGGACGTCACGGGGGAGGTTCGGTGA
- the hisN gene encoding histidinol-phosphatase, with translation MTVPGYENDLELATRLADAADAITTSRFRALDLAVERKPDRTPVTDADTAVEDAIRAILATERPDDEVLGEERGGSAATGRAWVLDPIDGTKNFLRGVPVWATLIALVEDGTPVVGLISAPLLGRRWWAATGDGAWMSDSAGERRLAVSKVASLEDAYLSTTDLNSWVKYHSREKYIDLVDACWESRAFGDFWQHCLVAEGALDIVAECIVNPWDVAAAQVLITEAGGRFSDLNGEARYDNGSALSTNGLLHDEVLAILRR, from the coding sequence GTGACCGTGCCTGGCTACGAGAATGATCTGGAACTCGCCACCCGGCTGGCCGACGCCGCCGACGCCATCACCACCTCCCGGTTCCGCGCGCTGGACCTGGCCGTGGAACGCAAACCGGACCGGACTCCGGTCACCGACGCCGACACCGCCGTCGAAGACGCGATCCGTGCGATCCTCGCCACAGAACGCCCGGACGACGAGGTACTCGGCGAAGAGCGCGGCGGTTCGGCCGCGACCGGCCGGGCCTGGGTGCTCGACCCGATCGACGGGACCAAGAACTTCCTGCGCGGTGTCCCGGTCTGGGCGACGCTGATCGCGCTGGTCGAAGACGGCACCCCCGTGGTGGGCCTGATCAGCGCGCCGCTGCTCGGCCGCCGCTGGTGGGCGGCCACCGGGGACGGCGCCTGGATGAGCGACTCGGCGGGCGAACGCCGCCTTGCGGTGTCGAAGGTCGCTTCGCTCGAAGACGCGTATCTGTCCACAACGGACCTGAACTCGTGGGTGAAGTACCACTCGCGGGAGAAGTACATCGACCTCGTCGACGCCTGCTGGGAAAGCCGCGCTTTCGGCGATTTCTGGCAGCACTGCCTGGTGGCCGAAGGTGCGCTCGACATCGTCGCGGAATGCATCGTGAACCCGTGGGACGTCGCCGCCGCCCAGGTGCTGATCACCGAAGCCGGTGGCCGTTTCAGCGACCTGAACGGGGAAGCGCGCTACGACAACGGCTCGGCCCTGTCGACGAACGGCCTGCTCCACGACGAAGTCTTGGCCATCCTGCGGCGCTGA
- a CDS encoding response regulator transcription factor — protein MVLLAEDDPAIADPLSRALQREGYEVRVVGDGPAALDATESDRVDLLVLDLGLPGMDGLEVCRRLRASGTEVPVLMLTARTDEVDFVVGLDAGADDYVAKPFRLAELLARIRALLRRRAPEVLEAGGVRMDLGARMVTVDLHEVQLANKEFELLRVLMNRAGQVVSRDEILAEVWNDLESKTSKTLDMHMSWLRRKLAIAADEAAGRAGKPGGNGDGERRIATVRGVGFRFNSE, from the coding sequence ATGGTGCTACTCGCCGAGGACGACCCGGCCATCGCCGATCCCCTTTCGCGCGCGCTTCAGCGGGAGGGGTATGAGGTGCGTGTCGTCGGTGACGGCCCGGCCGCGCTCGACGCGACCGAAAGCGATCGCGTCGATCTCCTGGTCCTCGATCTCGGGCTGCCCGGGATGGACGGCCTCGAGGTGTGCCGCCGCCTGCGCGCCAGCGGTACCGAGGTGCCGGTGCTGATGCTGACCGCGCGCACGGACGAGGTCGACTTCGTGGTCGGGCTCGACGCCGGCGCCGACGACTACGTCGCCAAACCGTTCCGGCTCGCCGAACTGCTGGCCCGGATCCGGGCGCTGCTGCGACGGCGGGCGCCCGAGGTGCTCGAAGCCGGGGGAGTGCGGATGGACCTCGGCGCCCGGATGGTCACCGTCGACCTGCACGAGGTGCAGCTGGCGAACAAGGAGTTCGAGCTCCTGCGGGTGCTGATGAACCGCGCGGGCCAGGTGGTCAGCCGCGACGAAATCCTCGCCGAGGTGTGGAACGACCTCGAATCGAAGACTTCGAAGACCCTCGACATGCACATGTCGTGGCTGCGCCGGAAGCTCGCCATCGCCGCCGACGAAGCGGCGGGCAGGGCGGGCAAACCCGGCGGGAACGGCGACGGGGAACGGCGCATCGCGACGGTCCGCGGCGTCGGCTTCCGCTTCAACTCGGAATAG
- a CDS encoding ATP-binding protein — translation MRRRILLAILLAVAVTAAVLGIPLGITAWQLVENLNRENLASSARGIAATLDNEIAVGQPINLDLLRVGVPQGGLLTVRAQGQIEKRYGSDPGPDVVSERAPIALHGEVELSIPAGPMRTRQTQVTLLVVLLVVLSVGTGTVVATVTARRLAKPLRHVADRAVKLGGGDFRPDPKRYGVGELDMVAEALDASGSALAQLVQRERQLVGDVSHQLRSRLTALQLRLEPLTVHPDQDVVDEAKAAQEQADRLAEALDELLAAARAAREVGAEPVNLPEVLPAVSEEWRQLLRAEGRHLRLRVTDGLRVRATPGRLREVVNVLLDNALRHGAGTVTLAARRGDTDGTVVIEVADTGSGVPDELAPHIFERGFSGGGSTGVGLALARALIEADGGRLELSSKQPAVFSLFLKVPRPGDVAEVRWPAERVPR, via the coding sequence ATGCGCCGTCGCATCCTCCTGGCGATCCTGCTCGCCGTCGCGGTCACCGCGGCGGTGCTGGGCATCCCGCTCGGGATCACCGCCTGGCAGCTGGTCGAGAACCTCAACCGCGAGAACCTGGCTTCCTCGGCCCGCGGGATCGCGGCGACGCTGGACAACGAGATCGCCGTCGGCCAGCCGATCAACCTCGACCTGCTCCGGGTGGGCGTGCCACAGGGCGGGCTGCTGACCGTCCGCGCGCAGGGGCAGATCGAGAAGCGGTACGGCTCCGACCCCGGTCCCGACGTGGTGTCCGAGCGGGCGCCGATCGCGTTGCACGGCGAGGTCGAGCTGTCCATTCCCGCCGGGCCGATGCGCACCCGCCAGACCCAGGTGACGCTGCTCGTGGTGCTGCTGGTCGTGCTGTCGGTGGGTACCGGCACCGTGGTCGCGACCGTGACCGCGCGACGGCTCGCGAAACCGCTGAGACATGTCGCCGACCGCGCGGTCAAACTCGGCGGCGGCGATTTCCGGCCGGATCCGAAGCGCTACGGCGTCGGCGAGCTCGACATGGTCGCCGAGGCGCTCGACGCGTCCGGTTCGGCGCTGGCGCAACTCGTCCAGCGAGAACGTCAGCTGGTGGGCGACGTCTCCCACCAGCTGCGGAGCCGGTTGACCGCGTTGCAGCTGCGGCTCGAACCGCTCACCGTCCACCCCGATCAGGACGTCGTCGACGAGGCGAAGGCCGCGCAGGAACAGGCGGACCGGCTGGCGGAGGCGCTCGACGAGCTGCTGGCCGCCGCGCGGGCGGCGCGCGAGGTCGGCGCGGAACCGGTCAACCTGCCGGAAGTGCTTCCCGCGGTTTCCGAGGAATGGCGACAGCTGCTTCGCGCCGAAGGAAGGCATCTGCGGCTTCGCGTCACCGACGGGCTGAGGGTGCGGGCGACGCCGGGCCGGTTGCGCGAGGTCGTCAACGTCCTGCTCGACAACGCCCTGCGCCACGGCGCGGGAACCGTCACGCTGGCCGCGCGGCGCGGTGACACGGACGGCACCGTGGTCATCGAGGTCGCCGACACCGGGTCGGGGGTGCCCGACGAGCTGGCGCCGCACATCTTCGAACGCGGGTTCTCCGGCGGCGGGTCGACCGGTGTCGGGCTGGCCCTCGCCCGTGCGCTCATCGAGGCCGACGGCGGACGGCTGGAGCTGTCGAGCAAGCAGCCCGCGGTGTTCAGCCTCTTCCTGAAGGTCCCTCGCCCGGGCGATGTGGCCGAAGTGCGCTGGCCCGCCGAACGGGTCCCTCGCTAA
- a CDS encoding helix-turn-helix transcriptional regulator — MFEPNRTPVVVRATDPILHNGVCMTLRSRDDVWLVDGEAADPTMVALLVTDRLDEAMTQLLSALHHQGFTRIVLIAGEVDDNEILSAIEHGVCAVARRSEAGADVLVRLIKAAAAGEGALPPDLLGRLLHRVSRLQRQVLQPRGLQFGGMSSRETEVLKLVASGFSTQEIADQLCYSQRTVKSILHDVTNRFQLRNRSHAVAYALREGLI, encoded by the coding sequence ATGTTCGAACCGAACAGGACACCGGTGGTCGTCCGTGCCACCGATCCGATCCTGCACAACGGCGTCTGCATGACGCTCCGCTCCCGTGACGACGTCTGGCTGGTGGACGGGGAGGCGGCCGACCCGACGATGGTGGCCCTCCTGGTCACCGACCGCCTCGACGAGGCGATGACGCAACTGCTGTCCGCGCTGCACCACCAGGGGTTCACCCGCATCGTGCTCATCGCGGGTGAAGTCGACGACAACGAAATCCTGAGCGCCATCGAGCACGGCGTCTGCGCGGTCGCCCGCCGCTCGGAGGCGGGCGCCGACGTCCTGGTCCGGCTGATCAAGGCGGCCGCGGCCGGGGAGGGCGCGCTTCCGCCCGATCTGCTCGGCAGGCTCCTGCACCGGGTCTCCCGGTTGCAACGTCAGGTCCTGCAGCCGCGTGGCCTGCAGTTCGGTGGTATGAGCAGCCGGGAAACCGAGGTGCTCAAGCTGGTCGCGTCGGGGTTTTCGACGCAGGAGATCGCCGATCAGCTCTGCTACTCGCAGCGCACGGTGAAGAGCATCCTGCACGACGTGACCAACCGGTTCCAGCTCCGGAACCGGTCGCACGCGGTGGCTTACGCGCTGCGTGAGGGATTGATCTGA
- a CDS encoding response regulator: MNERLRVLVVDDHPLFRFGVCTLLSNEPEIDVVGEAASGAHAISAASALGPDVVVMDLHLPDVSGAEATRHIVAERPGVGVLMLTMADESESVFSAMRAGARGYLLKDAEPDEIIRAVHAVARREAIFGPDIATRVLGFFNHSQPSPDTVFPELTVREREVLSLIAGGHSNTAIASTLCLSPKTVRNHISNVFSKLHVADRAEAIVLAREAGLGR, translated from the coding sequence ATGAACGAACGCCTTCGCGTGCTCGTGGTCGACGACCATCCGCTGTTCCGGTTCGGGGTGTGCACACTTCTCTCCAACGAACCGGAGATCGACGTCGTCGGCGAGGCCGCGAGCGGCGCGCACGCGATCAGCGCGGCGAGTGCCCTCGGGCCCGACGTCGTGGTCATGGATCTGCATTTGCCCGACGTCAGCGGTGCCGAAGCGACCCGGCACATCGTCGCCGAACGGCCCGGCGTCGGCGTGCTCATGCTGACGATGGCGGACGAAAGCGAATCGGTTTTCTCCGCGATGCGTGCCGGAGCCCGCGGATATCTGCTCAAAGACGCGGAACCCGACGAAATCATCCGTGCCGTTCACGCCGTCGCGAGACGCGAAGCGATCTTCGGGCCCGATATCGCGACGCGCGTTCTCGGCTTCTTCAATCACTCTCAGCCGAGTCCGGACACGGTGTTCCCGGAACTGACCGTCCGCGAACGAGAGGTCCTTTCGCTCATCGCCGGCGGCCACAGCAACACCGCCATCGCCAGCACTCTCTGTCTCAGCCCGAAAACCGTGCGGAATCATATTTCCAACGTCTTCAGCAAACTTCACGTCGCGGACCGCGCCGAAGCGATCGTCCTGGCCCGTGAAGCGGGCCTCGGCCGTTGA
- a CDS encoding NAD(P)H-binding protein, producing the protein MILVLGSTGKIGRELVPSLLDKGAHVRALTRDPARARIDPRAEVVTGDLDAFDPALLDGVDRVFVLTSGHGSDPLAQERAVLEAATDVAHVVKLSTTGVHFGQTDPISLVHTAAEQAVREAGPDWTILRPGTFMDNRFAWLHAVRGDGVIRVTEGDPASALVHVRDIAEVAATVLTTDGHAGRTYPITGGEALTTRRQVEILGEALGRQLTYAEEPEADSRARMLGYGWPASAVDGLFELKRQSAGNEEIVFGTVRELLGRAPLTFADWAREHAAAFA; encoded by the coding sequence ATGATCCTCGTTCTCGGTTCCACCGGTAAAATCGGCCGCGAACTCGTTCCCTCGCTGCTGGACAAGGGCGCCCACGTGCGTGCCCTGACGCGCGACCCCGCCCGCGCCCGGATCGATCCGCGTGCCGAAGTCGTCACCGGCGATCTCGACGCTTTCGATCCCGCGCTGCTCGACGGTGTCGATCGCGTCTTCGTCCTGACCTCCGGGCACGGCTCGGACCCGCTCGCACAGGAACGAGCGGTGCTCGAAGCGGCCACCGATGTCGCGCACGTCGTCAAGCTGTCCACCACCGGAGTCCACTTCGGACAGACCGATCCGATCTCCCTCGTGCACACCGCGGCCGAACAGGCCGTGCGCGAGGCCGGGCCGGACTGGACGATCCTGCGCCCGGGCACGTTCATGGACAACCGGTTCGCCTGGCTGCACGCCGTGCGCGGGGACGGCGTCATCCGCGTCACCGAAGGCGATCCGGCGTCCGCTCTGGTGCACGTCCGCGACATCGCCGAGGTCGCCGCGACCGTGCTGACCACCGACGGGCACGCGGGCAGGACGTATCCGATCACCGGCGGCGAAGCCCTCACGACCCGGCGGCAGGTCGAGATCCTGGGCGAGGCTCTCGGCCGACAGCTGACTTACGCCGAAGAGCCCGAAGCCGACTCTCGTGCCCGGATGCTCGGGTACGGCTGGCCCGCTTCGGCGGTCGACGGGCTCTTCGAGCTCAAGCGGCAGTCCGCCGGGAACGAGGAGATCGTGTTCGGCACCGTCCGCGAACTCCTCGGCCGGGCGCCGCTGACGTTCGCCGACTGGGCTCGCGAGCACGCCGCCGCGTTCGCCTGA
- a CDS encoding MDR family MFS transporter, translating into MSTALGAPPRARNTLALVGLFAAVFLAMLDAQVVATALPRMVGELGGATSFAWVTTAYLLAGSVSAPVYGKLGDLFGRKRVVLVAIALFVLGSLACALAPSMPLLIAARVLQGIGSGGLFVAVAAIIGELFPGREGARYFAWFSICFAGSSLAGPVVGGALTDLAGWRSIFVVNVPIGLVALVVAARFLRLERRRTAAPFDFAGIVVLSGAIVGLTLATPLSASIGVVLLVAFLVIERRAAEPVIPLRLFRARMFSLSVLASAAAGFVFLGSVNYLALFLQTAGGAGPSEAGLLLLPMTLAVAASSMVAGRIIAKTGAYRWAPILSMTLGLAAALAMSTMDETTPLPLVVAYLVVFGAAAGLNMQVLSMAAQQNIARTDLGAVSATVGFLRSLGTTAGLTVFGAVFTSSFATDSPGGYASALNGVFWTMVPALVIGLAASLFLPRVPLRRNH; encoded by the coding sequence TTGAGTACCGCTCTCGGTGCGCCTCCGCGTGCCCGAAACACCCTTGCCCTCGTCGGGCTCTTCGCCGCCGTTTTCCTGGCGATGCTCGACGCCCAGGTCGTCGCGACCGCCCTGCCTCGCATGGTCGGCGAACTCGGCGGCGCCACGTCGTTCGCCTGGGTCACCACCGCGTACCTGCTGGCGGGCAGCGTCAGCGCTCCCGTCTACGGAAAACTCGGCGACCTCTTCGGGCGCAAGCGCGTCGTTCTCGTCGCGATCGCGCTGTTCGTCCTCGGCTCCCTCGCCTGCGCGCTCGCGCCGTCGATGCCGCTGCTGATCGCCGCCCGTGTCCTGCAGGGCATCGGCTCCGGCGGGCTGTTCGTCGCGGTCGCCGCGATCATCGGCGAACTGTTCCCGGGCCGCGAAGGCGCGCGCTACTTCGCCTGGTTCTCGATCTGCTTCGCCGGGTCTTCGTTGGCGGGCCCTGTCGTCGGCGGCGCGCTGACCGACCTCGCGGGCTGGCGGTCGATCTTCGTGGTCAACGTGCCGATCGGACTGGTCGCGCTCGTCGTCGCCGCCCGCTTCCTGCGGCTCGAACGCCGCCGGACGGCCGCGCCGTTCGACTTCGCGGGCATCGTCGTCCTGTCCGGCGCGATCGTCGGCCTGACCCTGGCGACGCCGCTTTCCGCGTCGATCGGCGTGGTACTGCTCGTCGCCTTCCTGGTCATCGAACGCCGGGCGGCCGAACCGGTCATCCCGCTCCGGCTGTTCCGCGCCAGGATGTTCAGCCTGAGCGTGCTGGCCAGTGCCGCGGCCGGGTTCGTCTTCCTGGGTTCGGTCAATTACCTGGCGCTCTTCCTGCAGACCGCGGGCGGCGCCGGGCCTTCGGAAGCCGGTCTCCTCCTGCTGCCGATGACGCTCGCCGTCGCCGCGTCGTCGATGGTCGCGGGCCGGATCATCGCCAAGACCGGCGCCTACCGCTGGGCACCGATCCTCAGCATGACACTCGGTCTCGCCGCCGCCCTCGCGATGTCCACAATGGACGAAACGACGCCCTTGCCACTCGTCGTCGCCTATCTCGTCGTGTTCGGCGCGGCGGCCGGGCTCAACATGCAGGTGCTTTCCATGGCGGCCCAGCAGAACATCGCCCGGACCGACCTCGGCGCCGTTTCGGCGACCGTCGGCTTCCTGCGTTCCCTCGGCACCACGGCCGGGCTGACCGTTTTCGGCGCGGTGTTCACGAGTTCGTTCGCCACCGACAGTCCCGGTGGTTACGCCTCCGCGCTCAACGGGGTGTTCTGGACGATGGTCCCCGCCCTCGTGATCGGCCTCGCCGCTTCCCTCTTCCTGCCGCGCGTTCCCTTGCGCCGCAACCACTAA
- a CDS encoding GtrA family protein, with protein MTVVESVLSRTPEPLRSVLIKHRELLKFGIVGGTTFLVDNGVWYLLKLSVLESKPTTAKAIAIIVATIVSYILNREWSFRTRGGRERHHEAALFFVISGIAVVVNLIPLYTSRYIFDLEVPHVTRFVQEFADFTSGSIIGMLLAMFFRFWGFKKWVFPDELGKRRRDSDEPDDDVVPLR; from the coding sequence GTGACCGTGGTCGAATCCGTCCTTTCCCGGACGCCCGAGCCGCTCCGATCCGTGCTGATCAAGCACCGGGAGCTGTTGAAATTCGGAATTGTCGGTGGCACGACGTTCCTGGTCGACAACGGCGTCTGGTACCTGCTGAAGCTCAGCGTGCTGGAGTCGAAGCCGACCACGGCGAAGGCGATCGCGATCATCGTGGCGACGATCGTGTCCTACATCCTCAACCGTGAATGGTCCTTCCGGACCCGCGGCGGGCGCGAGCGGCATCACGAGGCGGCGCTCTTCTTCGTGATCAGCGGCATCGCCGTGGTGGTCAACCTGATCCCGCTCTACACGTCGCGGTACATCTTCGACCTCGAAGTGCCCCATGTGACACGGTTCGTCCAGGAGTTCGCGGACTTCACGAGCGGGTCGATCATCGGCATGCTCCTGGCGATGTTCTTCCGCTTCTGGGGTTTCAAGAAGTGGGTCTTCCCGGACGAGCTGGGCAAACGCCGCCGGGACAGCGACGAGCCGGACGACGACGTCGTACCCCTCCGCTAA
- a CDS encoding GtrA family protein, with amino-acid sequence MLGRHRELLRFAVVGGASFVITMTITYGLKFTVLTDKPVTALMIGVLVATVFSYVANREWSFRTRGGRERAHEAALFFLLSAVALGLNAIPQLVSRYVLQLEQPHVGLLTQEIADFVSGAIIGTLLGTVFRWWSFKKWVFPQADARPRLLRGDGRDASDIPDESAA; translated from the coding sequence ATGCTGGGGAGGCACCGGGAGCTGCTGCGGTTCGCCGTGGTCGGGGGCGCCAGTTTCGTCATCACGATGACGATCACCTACGGGCTGAAATTCACCGTGCTGACCGACAAACCGGTGACCGCGCTGATGATCGGCGTGCTGGTCGCGACCGTTTTCTCGTATGTCGCGAACCGTGAATGGTCCTTTCGCACCCGCGGCGGTCGTGAGCGCGCTCACGAAGCGGCACTTTTCTTCCTGCTCAGCGCGGTCGCGCTCGGCCTCAACGCGATTCCACAGCTGGTTTCGCGGTACGTGCTCCAGCTGGAACAGCCGCACGTCGGACTGCTGACACAGGAAATCGCCGACTTCGTCAGCGGCGCGATCATCGGGACACTGCTCGGCACGGTGTTCCGCTGGTGGTCGTTCAAGAAGTGGGTCTTCCCGCAGGCCGACGCGCGGCCGCGGCTGCTGCGGGGCGACGGGCGAGACGCTTCGGACATCCCCGACGAATCTGCCGCCTGA